CTCCAGCAGAAAGGATCACGACCATGAGTACGCTCTCCGTTAACGCTCAAAACCCGATCGTCCGCGCCCTGCACCGGTCCGGCCTCCTTGCCGAGGACCTCGACTATCACGTCGTCCGGACCTCGATGGTGATCATGTTCGCCTTCTTCGGCTACCAGAAGTGGTTTCCGTACGAATTCGAACGGCTGGTCCCGTTCATCAGCAACGGCCCGCTGATCTGGTGGCTCTATCCGGTGTTCGGCCACGCCGGCGCAAGCTACTTCCTGGGCGCGTCCGAGTTCACCTTCGGAGCCCTGCTGCTCGCGGGCTTCTGGGACAA
The DNA window shown above is from Bradyrhizobium sp. CB1650 and carries:
- a CDS encoding DUF417 family protein; its protein translation is MSTLSVNAQNPIVRALHRSGLLAEDLDYHVVRTSMVIMFAFFGYQKWFPYEFERLVPFISNGPLIWWLYPVFGHAGASYFLGASEFTFGALLLAGFWDKRLGVLGALGSTGTFIATVTIIPFMPEGWDVAAGGFPAMTGNVPFLMKDVVLLAVSLYLLRQDVVRLTR